The following nucleotide sequence is from Synechococcus sp. KORDI-52.
CCTGGTGCTGGTCTGTTGCGGCCTGGGTTACGTGTACCAGGGGCCCCCGTTCCGCTTGGGTTACCGCGGCCTGGGTGAGCCCCTGTGTTGGCTTGCCTTTGGCCCCTTTGCCACCGCCGCCGCTCTTGTGGTGCTGCAGCCCATGGGGGCAGCGTCGATTCCTTGGGGCACCGCCTGGGTGTTGGGGGCCGGCCCCGCGCTGGCGACCACCCTGGTGTTGTTCTGCTCCCACTTCCATCAGGTGGAGGAGGACGCCGCCCACGGCAAACGCTCGCCGGTGGTGCGTCTGGGCACGGGTCGGGCGGCGGCGTTGGTGCCCTGGTTTGTGGCCTTGACCTTGGCGCTCGAGTGGGTGCCTGTGCTGCATGGCGACTGGCCCCCGACGGTGCTGTTGAGCGCCGTTGGACTCCCGGCGGGCGTGCAGCTGATGCGTCTGCTCCAGCGCCACCACGACAGGCCGGAGCAGATCAGCGGCTGTAAGTTTCTGGCCTTGCGCTTTCAGGGCTGGAATGGTCTGGGGCTGAGTGCGGGCCTGGCTCTGGCGCGCTTCTGGACTGGCGGATGACGCTCCGGCTGCAGCGTCGCCGCTTCCGCTTTGCCCTGCTGCAGCCGCTGCGCACGGCAGCCGGCGAGCTGCGGGAGCGCTGTGGCTGGTTGCTGCGGCTGGACGACGGTCAGGGCGCCGTGGGCTGGGGCGAAGTGGCCCCGCTCCAGCAGCATCAGTTCACGGCCTGTGAGCAGGCTCTCGCGTCGCTCCCGGACGAGCTTCCGCAGGCTCAGCTGGAGGCTGTGTTGCGGAAGGTGCCAGGGGCGGTCGGTTTTGGTCTTGGCGCGGCGCTGGCTGAGCTGGAGGGCGTTGTGTGCGCTGCCTCACCCCAGGGCTGGCTGAAGGCCCCGCCGCCGGCGCTGTTGTTGCCGGCTGGCGAGGCCATGCTCACGGCCCTGGCGGCTGAGGAGGCGTCGGCGAGTGGTCTGGAGGGACGCACCTTCAAGTGGAAGGTGGCCGCAGAGTCGGATCCTCTGGAACGTCAGCTGCTCGAGCAGCTGCTTCAGCGGCTGCCGCCCACGGCCCGGTTGCGTCTGGATGCCAACGGCGGTTGGGACCGCAGCACGGCCCAGGCCTGGATGCAGCGGTTGCGCGATGACCCGCGCCTGGACTGGTTGGAGCAGCCGCTGGAGGTGGAGGATCTGCCCGGCCTGGAGCAGTTGGCGGCGCTGGGGCCGGTGGCCCTCGATGAATCCCTCGACCAGCAGCCGGAGCTGCGCCGTAGCTGGAGGGGCTGGCAGGTGCGCCGGCCCGCGCTGGAGGGAGATCCCCGCCTGCTGTTGCGGGAGCTTCAGGCGGGGCTGCCCAAACGCATGCTGAGCACGGCGTTTGAAACCGGCATTGCTCGGCGCTGGCTGGAGCATCTGGCCGGTCTTCAGGCCCAGGGCCCCACGCCGGTGGCACCGGGCCTGGCCCCCGGTTGGACACCATCTGGAGCCTTGTTCTCCAACGATCCAGAGCAGGTCTGGGCCGCGGCGGCATGAGCGAGTTCGAGCGGCTGGAGCAGCAGCTGGCGGCAGGGCAGTGGGTGCCCCTCTCGCCTGAGGTGGACGCAGCCCCCATTGCTCAATTGCCGCCGGGGCCAGGGGTGGTGGTGCGCAGTGGTGGCAGCGGTGGCGGCAGCCGTTGCTGCGCCCAACCGTCGCTGCATCTGGATCGTTCAGCCGCCGCCACCGCCCATTGGTTGACGGGCATTGGCGTGGACCCCGCCTCCACCCTGCTGCTCAACCCACTGCCGCTGGCCCATGTGAGTGGTCTGATGCCCTGGTGGCGCGCCCGCTGCTGGGGCGCGGCGCATCAGCAGCTGTCGCCTGGGTTGATGAAAACCCCCACCGAATTGCTCGCGTTCTGTCGGGGCCTGCCCACCTGGGGCAAGAACCCTGCCGTGTTGTCGTTGGTGCCCACACAGCTGGCGCGGCTGCTGGCCCATCCAGACGGCGTGGCTGTCCTGCAGCAGTTGCAGTTGATCTGGATCGGTGGCGCTGCTCTCCCGGCTCCATTGGCGGATCAGGCGCGTGCTTTGCAGCTGCCGCTCGCGCCCTGTTACGGGTCGACGGAGACGGCGGCAATGGTGGCGGCCCTCGCACCGGCACGATTTTTGGCCGGTGAGCCGGGGTGTGGGGACCCGCTGGTGGATGTGGAGCTGCGGCTGGCCGCTGATGGGGCGCTTGAGGTGCGCACTGATCGGTTGGCCCTGGGCCGTTGGCAGGAGGATCAGCCCGAGGGTTGGGAACCGCTCAGGGATGCCAATGGCTGGTGGCGCTCCGGTGATCAGGCCGCGTTGGCCCCAGGCCTTCAGATTGTGGGGCGCATCGATGGCGCCATTCACTCCGGGGGGGAAACAGTGTTCCCCGAGCAGCTGGAGCAGCGCTTGATGGCGGCTCTGCAGGCGATATCGCTTCCGGTGAGTGCCGTGCTGTTGCTCGGTGTTGATGATCCGGAGTGGGGGCAGCGGCTGGTGGCGCTGGTGGGCAGCACTGACGCTGCGGTGCTTCAGCGCCTTGCGGCCCTCACGGGGGCCTGGTCGCCGGCGGAGACGCCACGGCGTTGGCTGTTGTGCCCCGAGTTGGCCCCCTCGGCCTTGGGAAAATGGCAGCGCCAGCGCTGGCGGGAGTGGTTACAGCGGTTGGATTCGGCCGAGGCTTGAGGCTTCCAGCCAACGGTCCACGCCATCGGGCAGGGCACAGCGCCGACGGGTGTGGGCGTCGATGGCCACATGGCGCAGGCAGCCGCAGGCGACCAGCTGGTCCTCCAGCCGCACCTGGCTGTTCACTTCAAAACTGCTGGGATCGAGCCGTTCTGTGTCCAGATGGATCAACAGTTTGTCGCCCACCTGCACGGGGGCGCGGAAATCGGCATGGCAGTGCACGATCGGCAAGGCCACGCTGGGTTGTTTTCCGCGGCCGCCGGGGAAGACTGAACCCGCCGGCAGGCCAAAGCGTTCCAGGCTTTCTTCCCAGGCCTGGTGGCACCAGCCCAGCAGCTGCTGAAAGTGCATCACGCCGGCGGCATCGGTGTCGCTGAAGCGCACGGTTCGGCTCAGCTCCAGCCAGGGGGCAGAGGTCATGGCCATGTGTTGTTGAAGCCGGTGCCGACTGTCACCCTGACAGAAATTCAGCCCGAACCATGGCCGCGCCGATCGCTCATGAGCCTCCGTCCATCCAGAAGGCCTGGCAAGCCTTCCTTCAGCACATCCCTGTGGTGCTGGTGATTTGGGTGGGCTCCATCGTGCTGTCGCTCGTTGGTGTTCTCGCTTATGCCCTGATCATCGTTGTGGTTTCCGCGACCCTTGGCAACAGCGAGGTGGCGCTGGGCTTCGGGGCGGTTCTGGCCCAATTGGTTCAGCTGCCCTTCTCGCTTCTGGTCAGCCTGTTGTCGGTGTTGCTGGTGGCTGTCCCTGCCGTCTACTACGAGCGCGGTGAGGTGGTCACGATTTCGGCGGCCGCTCAGCTGCTCACCGGCCATTGGTGGCGTTATCTCCTCGCAGGCCTGTTCTTTTCGCTCGCCATGACGATTGGCTTTCTGCTCTGCATCCTTCCCGGCATTGCGGTTGCGCTGGTTGCTCCGGTGTTTGTGAATCGCATCTTCGTCACCGACATGGGCATCGGAGAGGCGTTCGCCCAGTCGTTTCAGGTTGTGTATCGCTCGGAGAACGGGTTGAGCTTCGTTGGGCTTGAGGTGTTGACGGGCATGGTTGTGGCGTTTCTGGCCCTGTTGACTTGTGGCCTGGGCGGTTTTGTGGTGATCCCCATGGCCAGCTTCTTCCTGCAGAACGTTGCCTATGAGCGCGGTCTGTTGCGTTGAGGGCTTAGCCGCCGGGCCAGTTGTTGGTGCTCAGGCGCAGTAGCCAGTAGCTGATCAACGCTCCACCAATGATGGGAAGGGGCCAGACGGGCAGGCCCTTGGGGATGATCCGCCGTTGCTTGAGGGCCTGAATACTCCAAACCAACAGTCCCACAGCCGTGACTGGGCCGAAGAGATGCCATTGCAATGATCCGTTCAGATCACCGGTGAGGGCTGCCGCCGTTGCGCGGGTCAGAAAGCAGGTGGGGCAGGGCACCCCTGTGAGCTCACGAAGCGGGCAGCTCAGGCCGGGAAGGCCCGGATGAAGGCCCTTCAGCCATAACGTGCCCGTCAGGGTCGCGGGAAGCACGTAACCCGTGCGTTGCAGTCGACGAAGAAAACGGTTCAGAGCTTGATGCCACTAACCGGTCTTGTCACAGTCTGCTCGGTGCTGCCGCAACAGGTGATGGACGTTCTGATTCGAGCCCTGCTGGCCCATGTCTATGTATGGACCTTGGTTCTCGCCCTACTGCTGTCTGCCCTGCAGACCCGACGGGGCTGGCGGCTTGAGCGATGGGCCGAGGCCTCGCTGCTTTGGATCGCCTTTTGGGTGCTGGGCGTCGCCGGCGTTTATGGGTTCATCGTGCACATTGCCTTTGGCCCCTTCATTGCTGAGCAGATCGGCTGGCCCAACAGTCCCTTCCAGAATGAGGTGGCCTACGCCAATCTGACCATCGGCATCCTGGGCCTCACCAGCTTCTGGTATCGACGTCGCGACTATCTGCTGGCAGCCATGGTCGCTTTTGGCAGCTGGTTCTTTGCCGATGGTGTAGGCCATGTGGTGTCGTTGTTGGTGGACAACAACACCGCACCCTCCAATGCCGGTTCAGTGCTTTA
It contains:
- the menA gene encoding 2-carboxy-1,4-naphthoquinone phytyltransferase; the protein is MSEPQAVASRYADRRRLWKAAIKWPMYSVAVMPVLLAAGWQFGVAGSLRWLQLGGFVLAAILLLLWENLSNDVFDAATGVDATGKPHSVVNLTGRRDRVAQGATAALVLGLLVMGGLAWNSSGAALGLVLVCCGLGYVYQGPPFRLGYRGLGEPLCWLAFGPFATAAALVVLQPMGAASIPWGTAWVLGAGPALATTLVLFCSHFHQVEEDAAHGKRSPVVRLGTGRAAALVPWFVALTLALEWVPVLHGDWPPTVLLSAVGLPAGVQLMRLLQRHHDRPEQISGCKFLALRFQGWNGLGLSAGLALARFWTGG
- the menC gene encoding o-succinylbenzoate synthase, coding for MTLRLQRRRFRFALLQPLRTAAGELRERCGWLLRLDDGQGAVGWGEVAPLQQHQFTACEQALASLPDELPQAQLEAVLRKVPGAVGFGLGAALAELEGVVCAASPQGWLKAPPPALLLPAGEAMLTALAAEEASASGLEGRTFKWKVAAESDPLERQLLEQLLQRLPPTARLRLDANGGWDRSTAQAWMQRLRDDPRLDWLEQPLEVEDLPGLEQLAALGPVALDESLDQQPELRRSWRGWQVRRPALEGDPRLLLRELQAGLPKRMLSTAFETGIARRWLEHLAGLQAQGPTPVAPGLAPGWTPSGALFSNDPEQVWAAAA
- a CDS encoding AMP-binding protein, coding for MSEFERLEQQLAAGQWVPLSPEVDAAPIAQLPPGPGVVVRSGGSGGGSRCCAQPSLHLDRSAAATAHWLTGIGVDPASTLLLNPLPLAHVSGLMPWWRARCWGAAHQQLSPGLMKTPTELLAFCRGLPTWGKNPAVLSLVPTQLARLLAHPDGVAVLQQLQLIWIGGAALPAPLADQARALQLPLAPCYGSTETAAMVAALAPARFLAGEPGCGDPLVDVELRLAADGALEVRTDRLALGRWQEDQPEGWEPLRDANGWWRSGDQAALAPGLQIVGRIDGAIHSGGETVFPEQLEQRLMAALQAISLPVSAVLLLGVDDPEWGQRLVALVGSTDAAVLQRLAALTGAWSPAETPRRWLLCPELAPSALGKWQRQRWREWLQRLDSAEA
- a CDS encoding thioesterase family protein, producing the protein MTSAPWLELSRTVRFSDTDAAGVMHFQQLLGWCHQAWEESLERFGLPAGSVFPGGRGKQPSVALPIVHCHADFRAPVQVGDKLLIHLDTERLDPSSFEVNSQVRLEDQLVACGCLRHVAIDAHTRRRCALPDGVDRWLEASSLGRIQPL
- a CDS encoding DUF2752 domain-containing protein, encoding MLPATLTGTLWLKGLHPGLPGLSCPLRELTGVPCPTCFLTRATAAALTGDLNGSLQWHLFGPVTAVGLLVWSIQALKQRRIIPKGLPVWPLPIIGGALISYWLLRLSTNNWPGG
- a CDS encoding DUF6790 family protein, whose amino-acid sequence is MLPQQVMDVLIRALLAHVYVWTLVLALLLSALQTRRGWRLERWAEASLLWIAFWVLGVAGVYGFIVHIAFGPFIAEQIGWPNSPFQNEVAYANLTIGILGLTSFWYRRRDYLLAAMVAFGSWFFADGVGHVVSLLVDNNTAPSNAGSVLYTDLLTPLLVVLLLWLSRKERCRLH